TCTAACTCAAAGTCCAAGGAAATACACCTTATCCGGAACCTCGACCCTCACTTTTTTACCTTCTTTCCTCTTTTTTTCCATAAAGTCATAAGCTTCTACCTCATTATAAAATACCTTTTCACCCTCTCCTTCAACAATAACCTTGTAGTAATTATTTTGAATTCCTATAGGCAAATAAATACCTAACAACTTCCTTATCCAATCTTTTAATCTGTAAGCATCCTCTCCTTTCCTTTCAACAAGGTTCTTTTCCTCAAGTATTCTTACTGGAATCCCAAGCTCTTCAGCTCTCATCTCAGATAATGTATATCCAGAGTTAGCAAATCTGATTAGCAATTCTAGGTATTTAGGACTAATCGTTATAGGAGGAGAAGGGAGAATTACTACTTCATCAAATTCTTGATACTTATAATATATCAGATCGGCACCAGCCAAAAGGCCTGCTAAAGTAAGAAATATGGTTTCAGGCTTTAACCCAGAAGTCGCATTAATATACACATAGTCTCCCTGTTCTTTGAATTTCAATATCTTATATACTACTTTATCAAATAAATCTTCAATTCTTTTATAGAAAGTCTCCTCAGATGATATAGTACTTACTGTAACTAGCTCAGATCTAATTCCCTCTTCTTTAAGATAATCCTTTATTGCCTCACCTGCTAATTGTGCGTTAGGAGTGTTAGTAGAATAAAGTAAGACGTAAATTTCATCCTTAGTTTGTTTTAACTTTTCGAAAGCAGAAAACAATGAATCTAACTCAGCCGAAGCTTTTTTACCTTTGCTCTTTAAGAAGTTGAATAACAAGCTTTTAAGTGGATCAAAATTTTGTTTTATCCTATTTTGTCTATCATCATCAAATCTTAGCTTATCCCAATCTTTTAGCCCTAGCTTTTCAACTTCTTTCCTTACGCTATCCTCGTCCAGTGAGTTCTTTAACAATGAAGTTCCTACAGCACATACGTGTACTTTGACCATAATTAAAGAATGAGAGTTAATTTTTAAAAGGATTCCGCTTAGGGGAATCTTGCATTTTTATGATATAACTTTACAAACATTTATCGAATTTCATGATTTTTTTAGAACAGTCCCTTAAAAATCTCACATAGCGGTTTTATAATAAGATTTAGTTTATTCATTATCTCTCAACTCGTCTATCTTTTCCATTAATTTATACCTTGTATAATATCTACTTTTAATCTCGTCCAATAGCCTATTAAACTCTTCCTTGCCCATGCATTTCTTCGCAGATTTTAGCACAGAGGCTATGTAATCATATACTTTAGATCCTCTACCAACTTCGCTTTCGACAAACTTAAGTAAGTAATCTTTCAACTTCTCCGGTTTCCTTTCACATATAACATCTAAAAATTCAGGCGAAAAGAAATCCTCTAATTCTAGTATCTTTTCGGCATAAATGTCCTTTAGTTTGTCATCAATATTGTTGTAAAGTTTGCTCACTGAAAAAATGTTCCCTATATCAAGCAAGTACTTCGCAACTATATTGGACAATTCTCTATCTTGTAGGATAAAACTAAGATAATTTGAGATAATATGAAGCACCTCTTCCCTTTTATCCTCATTAATGATCCTCTTAATATACATCTTAGCTTTTTCATAATCGTTCGTTTCAATGAAATATTCTACTATTATATCGTACATTTTGTATTCTTCAGCCAATTGGAGCATTTTTTCTGGGTCTATAAGCTTTAGTAATTCCATTTTCTCAGAGAGATCGAGATCTTTATCTTCCAGCATGTTCTTCGCCTCATCATACATCTTATTCTCAACTACGATATTCATTCTATATCCAAACGGTAAGATTTTCTTAACTAGGGTAAAGAACTTAGGATCTCTTTCAGCTTTACTAACAAACACATCGAGTAATGGGGTAGTTAATTCATATTCATCTTGATCTATTATTTTCCCTAATCTTTCAATATCTTCTTGGGTTAAGTCCTTTTCAACTAACGCCTCACCGATAGCCTCAAAAAGAGGTTCATTATAATAATCATCACGATAATCGTCGTAAAAGCAACCGAAATCTTCACACTCTAACGTTATTTTTTCTAGAAGAGTAAACAAGTCCTCTTTGGAAATTTTGTGTTTAAAATTTCTGATCACCTCAGCTATATTCTGAACAGTCATTTCGTCAACATTACCGCGTTCAAAGGTTCTCAGGATAGAAGTTATTTTTATTTCTTTCTCGCTATGCTGAATTAGTGATAGTATATCCTCACCTTTTATAGCTTTAACTATTAGGTCTACTAACTCTTCTTTACTCTTCTCCATCAGCTTATCCTTTAACTTAGGTATATTAACGACTTTGTCTTTTTCTCTCAGATAGAATAGGAGGAGTGCTACTACATGTTTACAGTCTCCTCTTAGCGGGCAGCTACATTTGTTAGATAAGTCCGAAAGTGACACACTAGTTCTGTAGACCTTGGTCCCCACAACTAGGCCTTGTAAATGATTACCGTCTAAAAAAGCTGATAGAACTCTATTTTCATTATAATACTCTTTTCCCTTTTCAAACGTATTGTACCCGAATCGACCTATAATCTTTTTCTCGTTAATTGACTCCATTATTTAACATAATACCATGGTAATTTATAAGGTTAATAGTAGATGAGTGTGCGATGTCTTAATTTAGCCCTATAATCTCTACAGTGGATTAAACCTCTAATATTTCATTCCGCGTATGACTTATTTTGTTACAATAAGTGCATTTGTTCACGACATAACTCTGTATATCACAGTCCATTATAGAATCAGCTAAACTGGGTCATCTTTATACTTAATTTTTATCAATAATCTTTTATATTGTTATTTTTACTAAACATTATGGAATACTCAGAGATAGTAAAAACTCTTGAAGAATTAGTGAGCCTTCCTATTTATGCTGTAATTGGAAAACTGAAAGATACACCAGTATTGTTGACAACTACTGAAGGAAAAGTAAATATTTCAATTTTAGAAGGAGATAAACTAAGAGTGTTGACTAAGGAGCCTATAGCTGGGTCTCCTTATCCTAAACCTCAGTTAGACTTTATCCCCTTTATTAGAGATGTGGTGAAGGGGAAAGAGTTACACTCAATTTATATTACCAACCTAAAAGGAGAAGAGTACGAAGTAGCTTCACCCAAGATAAGAATATTTTCGTTAGCATATGACGATAAGAACATAGCATTCATAGGTGCTTCTCAGAACGAATCCTCACTTTATGTTATTGAAGGAGGGAAAATTAGGAAATTAGTTAACGTTCCTCCTTTCTCATTCGTGACAGATATTAGCGGAGATTACATACTCGGTTTTGGGATTTTAAAAGGAAATCCAAGATCTCAAGAGTTCTTTGTAGCCGATTTGAGTGGTAACATGAGAATTTTTACTCCAAAAGACGGGAGCATGAATATTGCATACTATATAAAAGATAATAAAATATATCTGGTTAGCGACTATGAGAATCTAGGAGAGTCTTACTGGATTTACACTTTTGATTTTCAGAAATATGAGAGAGTAGAATTCCCAGAAAAAGACATATATAGTTATAAGGCTGTGGAAATATCTTATAACCCAGACGATTCTCTAATTATAGCTAAAAGAGACGGTGAATCTAAATTATTCCTTAATGGTAAATTACTAAATAACCCTTCTGGTATAATTGCCGGTGCAACTAAAATAGGGGATAATGTGTACTTTGCAGCTTCTTCCCTTAATACTCCATATAAGGTATATAAATATGATTTAAAGGAAAATAAGGTTGATGTCGTAATAAATAATAAAGACGTTAACATAGGAGAGGTAGAATATGTCAAAATAAAAAATGAGAATGTTGAAGTCCCTACATGGATTATAAAGTCTAGGAAACCTAATAAGGTAGGAATAGTTTACGTTCATGGAGGTCCATGGTCTGAAGTAGATAATAGTTGGGATTTACTGATATCACCGCTAGTCTTACTAGGGTATAATGTTATTGCACCTAATTTTAGAGGTTCTACGGGTTATGGGAGTAAATTTAACTTGATGGATATTGGAGATCCGGGTGGTGGAGATTTAAGTGATGTAATAGCTGCTAGAGATTACGCAATTGAAAAGGGAATTGTTGAGAAAATAGGAATTATGGGGTATAGTTATGGAGGGTATATGACTCTATTAGCTGTGGGTAAGGTACCGGATAAATGGGACTTTGGTATTGCCGGTGCCTCAGTAGCTGATTGGGTAGAAATGTATGATTTATCTGATTCCTTCTTTAAGGGCTTTATGGAGACCTTATTTATGGGAAAGAATTTAGAACTCATGGAAGATAGATCACCCATTACCTATGTTAATAATGTAAAATGTCCCCTATGTATAATACACTCTCAGAACGATACAAGAACACCCTTAACGCCCGTGTTAAAATACGTTCAGAAACTCCAAGAGAATAATAAAACCTTCTACTTACATGTAATTCCTAATTTGGGACATGCAATATATAAGATAGACGATGATGTAGACTTACTGTTACCTGCTCTAATCTTCTTGGAGAAGATGTTTGGATAATTAAAGTTGAATGTCTATTTATTCTATAGGTTCTTCTATCAAGTATCTGAAATTCTTAATGCATACTTAATCTTTCTTTAATAAAATCTATGTTTGATTAACTTTTCATATAAAAAATAAATTATCTAATTAACAAAAATTACTTCATAGATCTAAATTCTTTACTCTATTGTATACCTTTATATACTCCTTTGTTATTTCCACAGATCTAGCTATTTCTTTAGTCTTTATCCTATCAAGAAATTCAATAGTCTCCTCAGGCTTATTAACACCACACATAATCATAGGTCCTCTTATAATGTAAAATAACCCCCACATCCCGGCAACAGTCACTACAAACTGCTTTATCATGTCGAAATTACCTTGCAAAAAGTTACATAATTCCTCTCTAACATACGGGTTGTTTGAAAGCGAATTTATAACATGTGGTGCCTCTTGATACTTTATAGTCCTATTAAATACTAACATTGCAAGTTTCTCCACAATTGACTTATCCCTAATATTAGTTATAGCGTCTATCATTCTTAGTTTCTCTTCATCAGAATTAAAAGACTTATACTTATCCAACAACCCGTTAAAATCTGATGTAGAAATAGCATAAGCTATCGCGACAGCTCCCTTTATATTACTGTCTAGCTGTTCATAGTACTGGAACAAGTTAGAGAGACCTAATGCAAAATCATCATCTACAATAGCCAGAGATCTAATTATACTAGAATAAGCCATTTTACCCAGATCGTCTTTTGCATTCCTATATATCTTTATCTGGTTTAACAGAAAGTCCCTAGCTATCGAATAATATTTATCCTTATTTATATAATATAATGTCATAAGCTCGAAGGCAATCTCTCTAGATAAGAAAGAGTTTCGTGTATTACTGAATCTCTTAATGAGAGTTAAATAAGTCTTTATCGATTCCAATCCAGCCAATAAGAAGTTCCAGTAATCATTAACTAACCCCAACTCTTCATAACTGTTAAGTGTAGATGAAAATGAGAGTTCAAAGGGTTTATATAAGACCCTATAAAATCCAGTTCTATTCAAATTAACCTTAATCGAACTCACGGCATTGTCAAAATTCAACTTAACACTTTCTTTGTCAAGCAACAAAGTCTGTCTTTTTCCGTTAACCTCAAAGGTTAAAGGCACTTTATAAATAGTACTATCATTCACATTCAACAACGTGAATCTACGCTGAAAGAACTCCACAGAATCACCTTCAACATTGACCGTAATTACAGGGTATCCAGGCTTCGTTATCCATTCAGCCATTATTTGCGAAATGTCCGAACCATATGCCTCTGAAATAGAATTCCACAGATCACTTCCAGAAGCATTTGAGAACTTAAACTTATTTAGATAATTAACAACACCCCTTCTGAAAACTTCCTCACCTACATAAGCTTCGATCATCCTCAAAATACTCGCACCTTTACCGTAACTGATGTTATCGAACATCTCCTCAATCTCATGGGGATCTTTAACGTGTGTCTCAATTGGATGAGTGTTAAGTAAAGAATCTTCGGTTAATGCACTCAAGGTTTCATCATAGATAAAGTGCCCTTCGCTTTCCCACTGAGGAAATATCTCCTTTAAACTTTTATAAGCCATGAATGTGGCAAAACTTTCATTAAGCCATAAATCGTCCCACCACTTTAATGTAACCATATCGCCAAACCACTGGTGGGCTAATTCATGAGCTATAACAGCACTAACACTTAACTTTTGAGAAACAGATGAAGACTCATCAGCTAGTAAAGCACTCTCCCTAAAAGTAATAGCGCCCCAGTTCTCCATAGCACCTGCAGCAAACTCCGGGATTTCTATTAGGTGCAGCTTTGGCAGCTGGTAAGGAATTTCGAAATATTTTTCATAGTAATCAATAACCTTCCTAGCAACTTCAATTGCAAAAATTCCCCGTTTAGATTTTCCAGGTGTTGTTGCCAATATTATTTTAGGCTTTTTACTCTCATCACTGATCTCTTCAAAATCCCCTATACCTAAGTACAGTAAATAAGTTGACATCCTTGGAGTCTCATCAAATTCATAAACTATCTTTTCACCATCATCTCTAATGCTGATAATTGGCATATTAGAAATGACCTTTTGACCCCTATTAACCCTAACAGATAACTTAAAAACAGCCTTCATATCTGGAGAGTCAAAACATGGGATGAACTTTCTAGCGTATATTGGTTCAAACTGCGTAGTTATTAAGTAGTTTCCGTCATATGGAGCAACATATATGCCTAATATTGATTTATTGTCCGCCTTTCCACTAAACCTTATCTCCAGCTCCTCATTAACTTTAGAGTAGACTATAAGCTTCTCGTTTTTGGTCTCGTACTTTACTTGCTTACCATCGGCTTTTACTTCTTTTATTTCAAGTCCCACACTGTCTAATTCAACTTTTTCCCCATCACTTTTCATTTTTATTTTTTCCATTCCCTCATAACTGTACTCGTTAAAATCTAAAAATATCTCATATCTTTCAACATTTACCATATAGGTAAAGTTAAGTAAGAAAATAAAAAATTATTCTAAGACACGTTTCGTAGATTTTCCTGCATTTACCCATGGCATAACTTTTAATTCCTCCAATTCCTCTCATGGTCCCAGACCAAGAATTCTGAACTGTCCTTAAACAGTGATCAATTTCAAAAATGTGAAAATATTATAGTAGAATAAAAATGATATTTCCTCTTATATGTACTCAAATAATATAGAAAGATGAAGAGTAAATATTGTTTTAGAAAACACTTATGTGAAAAGATTACAGTATTTTTCTACAGTTACCTAACAATCAAAGATCCTTTGCCCCGACTGTGAAGTCTTTACATAGAGATAACCTTATAACCCTTGCCTAGGAGCTAATATTGTTACGGGCTGTCTTCTATTTATATAACTAAGTAAAATATTAACATAGTCTTCCCTATCAAAAAACTCATCCTCTTCTGTTAACTCTCTACCAAATACAAACTTAACCATACGGTACCGATATAATATCGGTAACGTAGTTTAAATTATTTATTACCTTCACTACATATCTTACTTAGGTCTCTCACTCTTTTTGAATCTTTTAAATCCTATAAGTGCTTTGTTGGATACTTTATTTCCTCAT
The sequence above is drawn from the Sulfurisphaera tokodaii str. 7 genome and encodes:
- a CDS encoding SWIM zinc finger family protein, coding for MESINEKKIIGRFGYNTFEKGKEYYNENRVLSAFLDGNHLQGLVVGTKVYRTSVSLSDLSNKCSCPLRGDCKHVVALLLFYLREKDKVVNIPKLKDKLMEKSKEELVDLIVKAIKGEDILSLIQHSEKEIKITSILRTFERGNVDEMTVQNIAEVIRNFKHKISKEDLFTLLEKITLECEDFGCFYDDYRDDYYNEPLFEAIGEALVEKDLTQEDIERLGKIIDQDEYELTTPLLDVFVSKAERDPKFFTLVKKILPFGYRMNIVVENKMYDEAKNMLEDKDLDLSEKMELLKLIDPEKMLQLAEEYKMYDIIVEYFIETNDYEKAKMYIKRIINEDKREEVLHIISNYLSFILQDRELSNIVAKYLLDIGNIFSVSKLYNNIDDKLKDIYAEKILELEDFFSPEFLDVICERKPEKLKDYLLKFVESEVGRGSKVYDYIASVLKSAKKCMGKEEFNRLLDEIKSRYYTRYKLMEKIDELRDNE
- a CDS encoding M1 family metallopeptidase — its product is MVNVERYEIFLDFNEYSYEGMEKIKMKSDGEKVELDSVGLEIKEVKADGKQVKYETKNEKLIVYSKVNEELEIRFSGKADNKSILGIYVAPYDGNYLITTQFEPIYARKFIPCFDSPDMKAVFKLSVRVNRGQKVISNMPIISIRDDGEKIVYEFDETPRMSTYLLYLGIGDFEEISDESKKPKIILATTPGKSKRGIFAIEVARKVIDYYEKYFEIPYQLPKLHLIEIPEFAAGAMENWGAITFRESALLADESSSVSQKLSVSAVIAHELAHQWFGDMVTLKWWDDLWLNESFATFMAYKSLKEIFPQWESEGHFIYDETLSALTEDSLLNTHPIETHVKDPHEIEEMFDNISYGKGASILRMIEAYVGEEVFRRGVVNYLNKFKFSNASGSDLWNSISEAYGSDISQIMAEWITKPGYPVITVNVEGDSVEFFQRRFTLLNVNDSTIYKVPLTFEVNGKRQTLLLDKESVKLNFDNAVSSIKVNLNRTGFYRVLYKPFELSFSSTLNSYEELGLVNDYWNFLLAGLESIKTYLTLIKRFSNTRNSFLSREIAFELMTLYYINKDKYYSIARDFLLNQIKIYRNAKDDLGKMAYSSIIRSLAIVDDDFALGLSNLFQYYEQLDSNIKGAVAIAYAISTSDFNGLLDKYKSFNSDEEKLRMIDAITNIRDKSIVEKLAMLVFNRTIKYQEAPHVINSLSNNPYVREELCNFLQGNFDMIKQFVVTVAGMWGLFYIIRGPMIMCGVNKPEETIEFLDRIKTKEIARSVEITKEYIKVYNRVKNLDL
- a CDS encoding CRISPR system ring nuclease, producing MVKVHVCAVGTSLLKNSLDEDSVRKEVEKLGLKDWDKLRFDDDRQNRIKQNFDPLKSLLFNFLKSKGKKASAELDSLFSAFEKLKQTKDEIYVLLYSTNTPNAQLAGEAIKDYLKEEGIRSELVTVSTISSEETFYKRIEDLFDKVVYKILKFKEQGDYVYINATSGLKPETIFLTLAGLLAGADLIYYKYQEFDEVVILPSPPITISPKYLELLIRFANSGYTLSEMRAEELGIPVRILEEKNLVERKGEDAYRLKDWIRKLLGIYLPIGIQNNYYKVIVEGEGEKVFYNEVEAYDFMEKKRKEGKKVRVEVPDKVYFLGL
- a CDS encoding S9 family peptidase, which translates into the protein MEYSEIVKTLEELVSLPIYAVIGKLKDTPVLLTTTEGKVNISILEGDKLRVLTKEPIAGSPYPKPQLDFIPFIRDVVKGKELHSIYITNLKGEEYEVASPKIRIFSLAYDDKNIAFIGASQNESSLYVIEGGKIRKLVNVPPFSFVTDISGDYILGFGILKGNPRSQEFFVADLSGNMRIFTPKDGSMNIAYYIKDNKIYLVSDYENLGESYWIYTFDFQKYERVEFPEKDIYSYKAVEISYNPDDSLIIAKRDGESKLFLNGKLLNNPSGIIAGATKIGDNVYFAASSLNTPYKVYKYDLKENKVDVVINNKDVNIGEVEYVKIKNENVEVPTWIIKSRKPNKVGIVYVHGGPWSEVDNSWDLLISPLVLLGYNVIAPNFRGSTGYGSKFNLMDIGDPGGGDLSDVIAARDYAIEKGIVEKIGIMGYSYGGYMTLLAVGKVPDKWDFGIAGASVADWVEMYDLSDSFFKGFMETLFMGKNLELMEDRSPITYVNNVKCPLCIIHSQNDTRTPLTPVLKYVQKLQENNKTFYLHVIPNLGHAIYKIDDDVDLLLPALIFLEKMFG